A single genomic interval of Aegicerativicinus sediminis harbors:
- a CDS encoding ligase-associated DNA damage response DEXH box helicase, which yields MTFKKSEGYQLINQWMKNEGIKPFQFQLETWEHYGNGFSGMVVAPTGFGKTFSVFLALVIDYINHPSNYPKGMKLLWISPLRSLAKDLAKAMNTTVDQIGLDWTVEVRNGDTPQKVRRQQERLMPDVLITTPETLHLLFAQKNNFRFFKSLKCIAVDEWHELLGSKRGVLTELGISHIMGISKELRVWGITATIGNLEQAKEVLLPYPELKKATVRALEEKKLEIIPVIPDELEVLPWAGHIGKKMASKIVPIIYENNTTLIFTNTRGQAELWYQILLDEDPELAGQLAIHHGSIDFELRNWIEEAIVAGLLRAVVCTSSLDLGVDFKPVDCVIQIGSSKGIARFMQRAGRSGHSPYEISKIYFIPTHSLELIEVAALKEAVKQGRIEDREPMVLTFDTLVQFLVTLAVGEGFIPDKVFQTIKNTYAFQFITDEEWQWALQFITQGGPTLKAYEEFHKVVKQDNGTYKVESRRIAMLHRMNVGVIVSDAMMRVKFMSGGYVGMIEEYFISKLNPGDSFILAGRVLELVQIKDMTAFVKRSKARKAITPSWLGGRLPLTSNLSHFLRMKLSESLNAGTNEPELQFLHPLLANQEERSHIPRENEFLVEMIDTKDGSHLFMYPFEGRLVNEVVAALIAYRISQIQPITFTIAMNDYGFELLSDQKIPLDESNIKEILSKENLMDDVVSSINSTEMASRKFRDIAVIAGLVVQTQPGSKKNNKSLQSSSGLIFRVLEDYEQNNLLLRQAYTEVFDQQLEETRLRAAFERIHKSEIILVRAKSFTPLSFPIKVDSLRESLTSEDLDKRIQRLKAEAERATQI from the coding sequence ATGACCTTTAAAAAATCTGAAGGCTACCAACTTATTAACCAATGGATGAAAAATGAGGGTATTAAACCCTTTCAATTTCAATTAGAAACTTGGGAACATTATGGAAATGGTTTTAGTGGAATGGTAGTTGCTCCTACGGGTTTTGGTAAAACATTTTCCGTGTTTTTAGCCTTAGTCATAGATTACATCAACCATCCTTCAAACTATCCCAAAGGCATGAAGCTACTTTGGATTAGTCCATTGCGGTCTTTGGCCAAGGATTTGGCCAAGGCAATGAACACAACGGTTGATCAAATTGGGTTAGATTGGACGGTGGAAGTCCGCAATGGGGACACGCCACAAAAAGTTCGTCGACAGCAAGAAAGGTTAATGCCAGATGTACTTATAACTACACCAGAGACCTTGCATTTATTGTTTGCACAAAAAAATAATTTTCGGTTTTTCAAATCCCTAAAATGTATTGCGGTTGATGAATGGCATGAACTTTTGGGATCCAAACGAGGCGTTCTCACTGAATTAGGAATTAGTCATATAATGGGCATTTCTAAAGAATTAAGGGTTTGGGGAATCACCGCCACCATCGGTAATTTAGAGCAGGCTAAAGAAGTGTTATTGCCATATCCTGAACTTAAAAAGGCGACTGTTCGAGCACTAGAAGAAAAGAAACTAGAGATTATACCCGTTATTCCAGACGAGTTGGAAGTGCTTCCGTGGGCCGGACATATCGGTAAGAAGATGGCGTCCAAAATAGTTCCCATTATCTATGAGAATAATACTACCCTGATTTTCACAAACACACGTGGACAAGCTGAATTATGGTACCAGATTTTGCTGGATGAAGACCCAGAATTGGCTGGGCAATTGGCTATTCATCACGGGTCAATTGATTTTGAGTTGCGTAATTGGATTGAGGAAGCCATTGTTGCAGGTCTACTTAGGGCCGTTGTTTGTACTTCATCCTTAGATTTAGGAGTGGATTTTAAACCTGTGGATTGCGTTATTCAAATAGGTTCTTCTAAAGGAATTGCTAGGTTTATGCAACGTGCGGGTCGAAGCGGACATTCTCCTTATGAGATTTCAAAAATCTATTTTATTCCTACACATTCCTTAGAATTAATCGAGGTTGCAGCTTTAAAGGAAGCTGTTAAGCAAGGGAGAATTGAAGATAGAGAACCAATGGTGCTAACCTTTGATACACTCGTTCAATTTTTGGTAACCTTAGCAGTTGGAGAAGGTTTTATACCGGATAAGGTATTTCAAACCATAAAAAACACTTATGCTTTTCAATTCATTACGGATGAGGAATGGCAATGGGCGCTTCAGTTCATCACTCAAGGTGGTCCAACCTTAAAAGCTTATGAGGAGTTTCATAAAGTGGTAAAACAGGACAATGGTACCTACAAGGTTGAAAGTCGACGGATTGCTATGCTTCACCGTATGAATGTTGGGGTTATAGTGAGTGACGCAATGATGCGTGTAAAGTTTATGTCTGGTGGTTATGTTGGGATGATTGAGGAATATTTTATTTCCAAATTAAATCCAGGAGACAGTTTTATTTTAGCAGGTCGGGTCCTAGAATTGGTGCAAATTAAGGATATGACGGCCTTTGTTAAACGTAGTAAAGCCAGAAAAGCGATTACCCCTAGTTGGTTGGGGGGTCGTTTACCATTAACTTCCAACCTAAGTCATTTTTTGAGAATGAAATTGTCCGAATCCTTAAATGCAGGGACTAACGAACCGGAATTACAATTTCTTCATCCATTACTCGCTAATCAAGAAGAACGATCTCATATTCCAAGGGAAAATGAATTTTTAGTCGAAATGATTGATACCAAAGACGGTTCACATTTGTTTATGTACCCATTTGAAGGGCGATTAGTAAATGAGGTGGTCGCAGCACTTATAGCTTATCGAATAAGCCAAATTCAACCCATAACTTTTACCATTGCTATGAACGATTATGGTTTTGAATTGCTGAGTGACCAAAAAATTCCTCTTGACGAATCGAATATTAAGGAGATTTTGAGCAAAGAAAATTTAATGGATGATGTGGTAAGTAGTATTAATTCTACAGAAATGGCTTCTCGAAAATTCAGAGACATTGCGGTAATTGCAGGTTTGGTGGTGCAAACCCAGCCAGGGTCTAAAAAGAATAATAAAAGTTTACAGTCGAGTTCAGGTTTAATTTTTCGTGTATTAGAAGATTATGAACAAAACAATCTCCTCTTACGACAGGCCTATACCGAAGTTTTTGATCAGCAATTGGAAGAGACAAGATTAAGAGCCGCGTTTGAACGTATACATAAAAGCGAAATAATATTGGTTAGGGCAAAATCGTTTACTCCTTTGAGTTTTCCGATAAAAGTTGATAGCTTGCGAGAATCTCTTACAAGTGAAGATTTAGACAAACGCATTCAACGATTAAAAGCTGAGGCAGAAAGGGCGACTCAAATATGA
- a CDS encoding ATP-dependent DNA ligase, with translation MKDFTDLINSVEITNKTNAKIDALVHYFNVAEDKDKLWLIAIFTGRRPPRPVNSNLMRQWCLEIVGYPEWLFLESYGVVGDLGETMALMLPEPSHRIQKPLHQWMKELKKLRRATEDDKKEYVLSAWDGLQMQERFIFNKLIGGSFRIGISKKTLVNALAKYSGLDANQLMHSISGKWDIDSISFHDLLNGEHVNYDNSKPYPFCLAYALEKELDDLGKPNEWQVEYKWDGIRGQIVKRNGQVFIWSRGEELVSEQFPELIEFMTSVSSDFVIDGEILPIKEGAVLLFNDLQKRLNRKTISKKLLNEVPIGFYVYDIMEFQGKDIRNKPMQARREILEGLFSGFPPSETVKLSEIIQFKDWQSLTKIRENSRDINSEGLMLKEKNSIYHTGRKKGDWWKWKVDPLTIDAVLIYAQKGSGRRSAHYTDYTFAVKDGENLVTIAKAYSGLTDKEILEVSRFVKRNAIEKFGPVRTVKPELVFEIAFEGIAPSNRHKSGVALRFPRILRWRKDKPLSEIDTLEEVKKLIPTTDDL, from the coding sequence ATGAAAGATTTTACCGACTTAATCAACTCGGTGGAAATCACCAATAAAACCAATGCTAAAATTGATGCACTTGTACATTATTTTAATGTAGCCGAGGACAAGGATAAACTTTGGCTCATTGCTATTTTTACTGGAAGACGGCCACCTAGACCCGTAAATTCTAATTTAATGCGGCAATGGTGTTTGGAAATTGTTGGCTACCCAGAATGGTTGTTTTTGGAAAGTTATGGTGTTGTTGGTGATTTAGGTGAAACCATGGCTTTGATGTTACCAGAACCTTCGCATCGCATCCAAAAGCCCTTGCATCAATGGATGAAAGAATTGAAAAAGTTACGAAGAGCTACTGAGGATGATAAGAAAGAATATGTTCTTAGTGCTTGGGATGGCTTGCAAATGCAGGAGCGGTTTATTTTTAATAAGCTTATCGGAGGCAGTTTCAGAATTGGGATTTCTAAAAAGACTTTGGTAAATGCCTTAGCAAAATATTCGGGATTAGACGCCAACCAATTGATGCATTCTATTAGCGGAAAATGGGATATTGACAGTATTTCATTTCACGATTTGCTTAATGGCGAGCACGTGAATTATGACAACTCTAAGCCCTATCCATTTTGCTTGGCTTATGCATTAGAAAAAGAATTGGATGATTTAGGAAAACCTAATGAATGGCAGGTGGAGTATAAGTGGGATGGTATTCGGGGTCAGATTGTTAAGAGAAACGGTCAGGTATTTATTTGGTCGCGAGGGGAAGAATTGGTAAGCGAGCAATTTCCTGAACTGATAGAATTTATGACTTCAGTATCTTCAGACTTTGTTATTGATGGTGAGATTCTACCCATAAAGGAAGGAGCAGTTTTGTTGTTTAATGATCTTCAAAAGCGGCTTAATCGTAAGACCATCAGCAAAAAATTGTTGAATGAGGTACCAATAGGATTTTACGTTTATGATATCATGGAGTTCCAAGGGAAGGATATTAGGAATAAACCCATGCAAGCACGCCGTGAAATACTTGAAGGTCTTTTTTCCGGATTTCCTCCTTCTGAAACGGTAAAACTATCCGAAATTATTCAGTTTAAAGATTGGCAATCACTTACCAAGATTAGAGAGAATTCGCGAGATATAAATAGTGAAGGTTTAATGTTAAAGGAGAAAAATTCCATTTATCATACAGGTCGAAAGAAAGGTGATTGGTGGAAATGGAAAGTCGATCCTCTTACCATTGATGCGGTTTTAATTTATGCTCAAAAAGGGAGCGGAAGGCGCAGTGCCCATTATACCGATTATACTTTTGCAGTGAAGGATGGTGAAAATTTAGTAACCATTGCCAAGGCTTATTCAGGCTTAACTGACAAAGAGATTTTGGAGGTAAGCAGGTTTGTAAAACGTAATGCCATTGAGAAATTTGGGCCAGTGAGAACCGTAAAGCCAGAATTGGTATTTGAAATAGCTTTTGAAGGTATAGCTCCCAGCAATCGTCATAAATCGGGAGTTGCACTTAGATTCCCCAGAATTTTAAGGTGGCGTAAGGACAAACCTCTTAGTGAAATTGATACCTTAGAAGAGGTGAAAAAATTGATTCCGACTACTGATGACCTTTAA
- a CDS encoding LacI family DNA-binding transcriptional regulator yields MANVTLKKIADTLGISPATVSKALKDYPDISSKTKEKVKALAKQLHYTPNPFAQSLRNKESKLIGLIIPQVVHHFFSNIINGVIKAATQKGYLVIVLESEESYEREKDQINLLIEKNVDGILLSLSDKTVQYKHINAIIDNGIPVVLYDKISKLINCSKVMINDRKASQQATQHLIDSGCKKIAHIRGPLKPQTTIDRLMGYRKALELNGIAFDDSLVFESLNLSFEDGYQLAQEIVEQHPDVDGIFAFADLVATGALIKLKELGKRIPDDISIIGFSNWFLSKVTSPSLSTVDQPGFQMGETAFELLYENIQDLKNGQSINHQIVEISTRVIARDSTKTIN; encoded by the coding sequence ATGGCAAACGTAACTCTTAAAAAAATTGCGGATACCCTAGGAATTTCTCCCGCTACAGTTTCTAAGGCGTTAAAGGACTATCCGGACATAAGTTCTAAAACAAAAGAAAAGGTTAAGGCACTTGCAAAACAATTGCATTATACCCCAAACCCTTTTGCCCAAAGTTTAAGAAATAAAGAATCAAAGTTAATCGGTCTCATTATCCCCCAGGTTGTACACCACTTTTTCTCTAACATCATCAATGGTGTAATTAAAGCGGCAACCCAAAAAGGATATTTGGTAATTGTCTTAGAGTCTGAAGAATCTTATGAACGAGAAAAGGATCAAATAAACCTACTCATTGAAAAAAATGTAGATGGCATACTCCTTTCTCTTTCAGACAAAACTGTGCAATACAAACATATCAATGCTATAATCGACAATGGAATTCCTGTTGTATTGTATGACAAGATTTCAAAATTGATTAATTGTTCGAAAGTGATGATTAATGACCGAAAAGCTTCTCAACAGGCAACCCAACACCTTATCGATTCAGGTTGCAAGAAGATTGCACATATTAGAGGACCTTTAAAACCTCAAACAACTATAGATAGATTAATGGGTTATAGAAAAGCATTAGAATTAAACGGTATTGCATTTGATGACAGCCTTGTATTCGAAAGCCTTAATTTATCCTTTGAAGATGGCTACCAACTTGCCCAAGAAATAGTTGAACAACACCCAGATGTCGATGGAATTTTTGCATTTGCAGACCTAGTTGCCACTGGTGCACTTATTAAACTGAAAGAATTGGGTAAACGTATACCTGATGATATTTCTATAATTGGATTTAGCAACTGGTTTTTATCTAAGGTAACTTCACCTTCACTCTCCACTGTGGACCAACCAGGTTTCCAAATGGGAGAAACGGCTTTTGAGTTACTTTATGAAAATATTCAGGATCTAAAGAACGGTCAGTCGATTAACCATCAAATAGTTGAAATTTCTACTAGGGTTATAGCAAGAGATTCCACCAAAACAATCAATTAG
- a CDS encoding trehalase family glycosidase has product MRQILLIVFTTILLLFNCKEDSAKEINSSLEVNIHSTLERLLNEEDTDGDTKITIDDTADKSFKIQTIDGNETIIEGTMALTNLLQELVLASAENDSIAIIELDKLNEPPVDRISRMIKDYYWDGLTRHLDEDGIQKLIKDTKNQNLVSQSLRIYVPHTDTVAFNYFKSLEEKLPIKTIKLPENITSEFVKSINNEPGILSLKLVKDGNSYKGVPFVVPGGRFNEMYGWDSYFESIGLLLDERVDLAKGMAENFQYEINNYGKILNANRSYYLTRTQPPFYSSLISEVYKKTNDTDWLKDQLITAIKEYETVWMVMGKRLSSNGLNRYLAEGIGVPPETEEGHFDEAIHEFAVNIDMSPASYIKAYSEGEINDKNLDEYFIHDRTMRESGHDTSYRMDGFAADLNLVELNAMLYKYENDFRDLIKNEFGGSLTIGDKTYTSDYWQQQADKRRASVNEYLWNEERGLYFDYNVETKSQTDFVSATTLAPLWANLASKEQADKLVKTAIPLLKEKGGLAASTEDSRGAISEIRPQRQWDYPNGWAPHQIMAWRGLINYGYEDLAQELIYRWLYMITRNAVDYNGTIPEKYDVVEATHKVFAEYGNVGTDFQYITKEGFGWMNASYQYGLSLLKPELRNQLNQLKRPDTIF; this is encoded by the coding sequence ATGAGACAGATTTTATTAATTGTTTTCACTACCATATTATTACTCTTTAATTGTAAAGAAGATTCGGCTAAGGAAATTAATTCTTCTTTAGAAGTGAATATACACTCGACATTAGAACGCCTATTAAATGAAGAAGATACAGATGGCGATACAAAAATTACCATTGATGATACGGCCGATAAATCCTTTAAAATACAAACCATAGACGGCAATGAAACTATCATTGAAGGCACTATGGCACTTACAAATTTGCTTCAAGAATTGGTATTGGCTTCCGCTGAAAATGATAGTATAGCAATTATTGAATTGGATAAGCTGAACGAACCTCCTGTAGACAGAATTTCCCGAATGATTAAAGACTATTATTGGGATGGATTAACACGTCATTTGGATGAGGATGGTATTCAAAAATTAATTAAGGATACCAAAAATCAAAATTTAGTTTCCCAATCTTTGAGAATCTATGTCCCACATACAGACACGGTTGCCTTTAATTACTTTAAATCACTAGAAGAAAAACTACCAATTAAGACAATTAAACTACCAGAAAATATTACATCAGAATTTGTTAAATCTATTAATAACGAACCAGGGATTCTTTCCTTAAAATTAGTCAAGGATGGTAATTCATATAAGGGCGTTCCATTTGTTGTTCCTGGCGGTAGATTTAATGAAATGTATGGTTGGGATAGCTATTTCGAGTCGATCGGTTTGTTGTTAGACGAAAGAGTGGATTTGGCTAAGGGAATGGCTGAAAATTTTCAATATGAGATTAATAATTATGGCAAAATATTAAATGCAAACCGTTCGTATTATTTAACAAGAACCCAACCGCCATTTTATAGTAGTCTAATTAGTGAAGTCTACAAAAAAACGAATGATACCGATTGGCTGAAAGATCAATTAATAACAGCTATAAAAGAATATGAAACTGTTTGGATGGTGATGGGTAAACGCCTTTCTTCAAATGGACTTAATCGCTATCTAGCCGAAGGTATTGGGGTACCGCCAGAAACGGAGGAAGGTCATTTCGATGAAGCAATACATGAATTTGCAGTTAACATAGATATGTCGCCAGCAAGTTATATTAAAGCCTACTCAGAAGGAGAAATTAATGATAAAAATCTAGATGAGTATTTCATACATGATAGAACCATGAGGGAATCAGGTCATGACACCTCCTATCGTATGGATGGTTTCGCAGCAGATTTGAATTTGGTAGAACTCAATGCCATGCTCTACAAATATGAAAATGATTTTAGAGATCTAATAAAAAATGAATTTGGAGGATCATTAACAATTGGTGATAAAACATACACCTCTGATTATTGGCAGCAACAGGCTGATAAACGTAGAGCCAGTGTAAATGAATATTTATGGAATGAAGAAAGAGGGCTATATTTTGATTATAACGTGGAAACGAAAAGCCAAACTGATTTTGTTTCTGCGACAACATTGGCACCCCTTTGGGCCAACTTGGCCTCCAAAGAACAGGCCGACAAACTGGTGAAAACTGCTATTCCTCTTCTAAAAGAAAAAGGTGGCTTGGCTGCTTCTACGGAAGATAGTCGTGGGGCTATTTCAGAGATACGGCCTCAGCGTCAGTGGGATTATCCTAACGGATGGGCACCTCATCAAATTATGGCATGGAGAGGTTTGATCAATTATGGGTATGAAGATTTAGCCCAAGAATTAATTTACCGTTGGCTTTATATGATTACTAGAAATGCAGTAGATTACAATGGCACCATTCCAGAAAAGTACGATGTGGTTGAGGCGACACATAAGGTATTCGCAGAATATGGCAATGTTGGAACAGATTTTCAATACATCACCAAAGAAGGTTTTGGTTGGATGAATGCTTCTTATCAATATGGCCTTTCCCTATTGAAACCAGAACTTCGCAATCAATTGAATCAACTAAAACGTCCAGACACTATTTTTTAG
- a CDS encoding alpha-L-rhamnosidase-related protein, whose product MKVYCWILCLFLVGCTSDNRESDFQLSFIFNTSTFIDGKEAYLNSPFVTAGDRVYMVGQQDGSFKELGWHIPDEMGGVWAHPIKLLDGFQLRISNGDETLSLDNASQFRNYPFGSRQLFSLESLDITVERFQFVPQDFEGLVVQYVFKNTSNKNQHFNLRFIADVDLRPTWLGDETGLVDTPDVANFEKTTGQWVAKDRKNPWFVTYGSTYEAIGNAKYSAKYKGKGLRTVTDYNMEIPKNNEESITFFVASSLVSREDATKKFNQLKDDYPRFLQAKKARYVGLGTKSKLTIPDKKLQEAFEWLKYNCDWLVQEVPGLGKGMTAGIPDYPWFFGVDSEYALKGYAAIGQFETVKSTIKLIDSISKVANDNGRIIHEMSTNGAVFNKGNVNETPQFVSLIWEVYKWIGDESFLENYYPTILTGMEWIQNEKDKNQNLFPDGFGMMEIHGLDSEMIDVACYTQRAYEDTSKIALELGDSLNANKYRNLSEQLKTAINNEFWSEEDGSFADFIGTDIQALKLVDDALVRADTLNKPWSVEELKLLKEKIITTTSSDPSPFVLHHNWVVNTPMEMGIADSTKAITALNTATQYSNPFGMFVTGIDRDETAGTEISSFKGSEIFSYTGAVMTLPTGVQVIAENNYGRTDKALEYLKRMTNSFSFALPGSMYEVSPDYGMITQAWNIYGYAIPIVQQFFGIQPMASKKTITIQPKMPQEWDVASLENVQVGNNEISIYYKRVENKLELQVLEADHDWTLKILLPKGSDYESFDEVEVKTMGDNILFTSHLPETRIIVYYD is encoded by the coding sequence ATGAAAGTTTATTGTTGGATTCTTTGCCTTTTTTTGGTGGGTTGTACTTCCGACAATAGAGAATCAGACTTTCAGCTCTCATTTATATTTAATACCTCCACTTTTATAGATGGAAAGGAGGCATATCTCAACTCTCCATTTGTAACAGCTGGAGATAGGGTATATATGGTTGGCCAACAAGATGGAAGTTTTAAAGAATTGGGGTGGCACATTCCTGATGAAATGGGTGGGGTATGGGCACACCCCATAAAACTACTGGATGGATTTCAATTACGGATATCTAATGGGGATGAGACCTTGAGTTTAGACAACGCAAGTCAATTTAGAAATTATCCATTTGGAAGTCGGCAACTTTTTAGCCTTGAGTCCCTTGACATAACCGTTGAACGTTTCCAATTTGTACCACAAGATTTTGAAGGTCTCGTCGTTCAGTATGTTTTTAAAAATACCTCTAACAAAAATCAACATTTCAACCTAAGATTTATTGCTGATGTTGATTTAAGGCCAACATGGTTAGGAGATGAGACAGGATTAGTGGATACCCCAGATGTAGCTAATTTTGAAAAAACTACTGGCCAATGGGTGGCAAAAGATCGCAAGAATCCATGGTTTGTTACCTACGGAAGTACCTATGAGGCTATCGGAAATGCCAAATATTCGGCAAAATATAAAGGAAAAGGTTTAAGAACAGTAACCGATTACAATATGGAGATTCCCAAAAATAATGAGGAATCAATAACATTTTTTGTAGCCAGTTCTTTAGTTTCAAGGGAAGATGCTACTAAGAAATTTAATCAATTGAAGGATGATTATCCCCGATTTCTACAGGCAAAAAAAGCTAGATATGTCGGTTTAGGAACCAAATCCAAATTAACCATACCAGATAAAAAGTTGCAAGAAGCATTTGAATGGCTTAAGTATAATTGTGACTGGTTAGTTCAGGAGGTTCCTGGGTTAGGCAAGGGTATGACTGCAGGAATTCCTGATTATCCTTGGTTTTTCGGTGTCGATAGCGAGTATGCTTTGAAAGGTTATGCAGCCATCGGCCAGTTTGAAACAGTAAAAAGCACAATTAAGTTGATCGATAGCATATCTAAGGTAGCCAACGATAATGGTAGAATCATACATGAAATGTCCACCAATGGGGCTGTTTTTAATAAAGGGAATGTAAATGAAACACCACAATTTGTATCGCTAATATGGGAGGTGTATAAATGGATTGGGGACGAATCTTTCCTGGAGAACTATTATCCAACTATTTTAACAGGGATGGAATGGATTCAAAATGAAAAAGATAAGAACCAAAATTTGTTTCCCGATGGTTTTGGCATGATGGAAATTCATGGATTGGATAGTGAAATGATTGATGTTGCTTGTTATACCCAACGCGCCTATGAGGATACTTCTAAAATAGCTTTGGAATTAGGAGACAGTTTAAATGCAAATAAATATAGAAATCTTTCAGAGCAATTGAAGACTGCCATAAATAATGAATTCTGGTCTGAAGAGGATGGTTCTTTTGCTGATTTTATTGGTACTGATATCCAAGCCCTAAAATTAGTTGATGATGCTTTGGTACGTGCGGATACTTTGAATAAACCATGGTCTGTTGAGGAGTTAAAACTGTTAAAGGAAAAAATAATAACTACGACTTCGTCAGACCCAAGCCCCTTTGTTCTACATCATAATTGGGTGGTTAATACACCTATGGAAATGGGTATTGCAGATAGTACAAAGGCTATTACGGCACTTAATACGGCGACACAATACAGTAATCCCTTTGGAATGTTTGTTACGGGAATTGATAGAGACGAAACTGCAGGGACTGAAATATCCTCTTTTAAAGGAAGTGAGATCTTTTCCTATACTGGTGCCGTTATGACGCTGCCTACTGGGGTGCAAGTGATAGCAGAAAATAACTATGGTAGAACCGATAAAGCATTGGAATATCTAAAGAGAATGACTAACTCTTTTAGTTTTGCCCTTCCTGGAAGTATGTATGAAGTTTCACCCGATTATGGAATGATAACCCAAGCATGGAATATTTATGGTTATGCTATACCTATTGTACAGCAGTTTTTCGGTATTCAACCAATGGCTTCTAAAAAGACAATTACCATTCAACCAAAAATGCCTCAAGAATGGGATGTAGCTTCCCTAGAGAATGTTCAGGTCGGAAATAATGAAATTTCAATTTATTATAAGCGGGTTGAAAACAAGCTTGAACTTCAGGTGCTTGAAGCAGATCACGATTGGACTCTAAAAATTCTTTTGCCCAAAGGTTCAGATTATGAAAGTTTTGATGAAGTGGAAGTAAAAACTATGGGTGATAATATCCTATTTACGTCGCACTTGCCAGAAACAAGAATTATTGTTTATTACGACTAA
- the pdeM gene encoding ligase-associated DNA damage response endonuclease PdeM, which produces MTIQYREITCQEEQLLLTNQRAVYWPRQKALILSDLHLGKAAHFRKFGIPISKKVFKDDLKKLEELIGFFQVTRLIIVGDLFHAEANTEVMDFQGWISKNPGLSIELIKGNHDQLTDRIYTLLGVKIYKDSLELSGFCFVHERPQSFTDKFTITGHTHPGVVLKGRGKQRVRLPCYQLSKSGLVLPAFSKFTGLDTRKTKENPICYAITDTSVFEV; this is translated from the coding sequence ATGACCATTCAATATAGAGAAATAACATGCCAAGAAGAACAGCTTCTCTTAACCAATCAACGTGCTGTGTATTGGCCAAGGCAAAAGGCGCTCATTTTGTCTGACTTACACCTTGGCAAAGCAGCACATTTCAGAAAATTTGGGATCCCCATTTCAAAAAAGGTTTTCAAAGACGATCTAAAAAAATTAGAGGAACTCATTGGTTTTTTCCAAGTGACTCGCTTAATAATTGTAGGGGATTTATTCCATGCTGAAGCTAATACTGAGGTTATGGATTTTCAAGGGTGGATTTCTAAAAATCCTGGGTTGTCGATAGAGCTTATAAAGGGTAACCATGATCAGTTAACAGATAGAATATATACCCTGCTTGGAGTAAAGATTTATAAAGATTCTCTAGAATTAAGTGGATTCTGTTTTGTGCATGAGCGCCCACAATCATTTACTGATAAATTCACAATTACAGGCCATACCCATCCAGGGGTTGTGTTGAAGGGAAGGGGAAAGCAACGGGTCAGACTGCCGTGTTATCAACTTTCAAAATCCGGACTTGTTCTTCCAGCCTTTAGCAAGTTTACTGGCTTGGACACACGAAAGACTAAAGAAAATCCTATATGTTACGCTATTACAGATACTTCAGTGTTTGAGGTTTAA